In Niveispirillum cyanobacteriorum, the following proteins share a genomic window:
- a CDS encoding VOC family protein — MNHVHRCALLAALLLGPLTATSALAADAPAAMDYQGPSFKRATLLVADIDRSLAIYRDILGFQGGEVNNSLPTSYSYEVFNLDPKATLRTSMLSAGPNQVRTLALFEIKGQPITTPQSPRPVAMVINAVNLPAVMEKIKAKGLTTIAPRPLKTPEGRTGTETAFIDPDGHLVVLYELTGP; from the coding sequence GTGAACCATGTGCATCGATGCGCCTTGTTGGCGGCACTGTTGCTTGGTCCTTTGACAGCTACGTCGGCATTGGCTGCCGATGCCCCTGCCGCGATGGATTATCAGGGTCCCAGTTTCAAACGTGCCACTCTGTTGGTTGCAGATATCGACCGTTCGCTGGCGATTTATCGCGATATTCTCGGTTTCCAAGGCGGTGAGGTGAATAACTCTCTGCCCACTTCCTATTCCTATGAGGTCTTCAATCTGGACCCTAAGGCCACCTTGCGGACGAGCATGTTGTCAGCGGGGCCCAATCAGGTGCGCACGCTGGCCCTGTTTGAAATCAAGGGACAGCCGATCACGACGCCGCAATCGCCGCGCCCGGTAGCCATGGTGATCAACGCCGTCAACCTGCCTGCGGTAATGGAGAAGATCAAGGCCAAGGGCCTGACGACTATTGCGCCGCGTCCACTGAAGACACCCGAAGGGCGTACAGGAACGGAAACCGCCTTCATCGATCCTGATGGCCATCTGGTTGTGTTGTACGAACTTACCGGTCCGTAA
- a CDS encoding DUF1838 family protein — MKLSLLRSILAGTALALSFGLPAQATSKPLDLTDPADALVAMRKLQCHLDDGKAAFYSWSGEVFARRRGEADKKLFKVLGMNVRSCKTVDDPKTGKGFRLVSREVLIYLDPATGQVLRRWNNPWTGKEVEVLHVANDPVNNSFGSIGRDGKPTPSAFTSMGNAAFVSFTVPLFYPNPLAGEYQPQVGGTYHATEMFNFSMDKAKLVSPKNKSMDDAVISWTRISQWLPWMEMGDREGILYFSTVGARVPDFEALPDILKTEIRTNYPIYVDAPPLDDARRNETSWSYYKKVMEERRATAPKAN, encoded by the coding sequence ATGAAGCTTTCCTTGTTGCGCAGCATCCTGGCCGGCACGGCACTGGCGCTGTCATTTGGCCTGCCTGCGCAGGCGACGTCCAAGCCGCTGGACTTGACCGACCCGGCCGACGCTCTTGTCGCGATGCGCAAGCTGCAATGCCATCTGGACGATGGCAAGGCCGCCTTTTACTCGTGGTCCGGCGAGGTCTTTGCCCGCCGCCGGGGTGAGGCGGACAAGAAGCTGTTCAAAGTGTTGGGGATGAATGTCCGTAGTTGCAAGACGGTGGATGATCCAAAGACGGGCAAGGGCTTCCGTTTGGTCAGCCGCGAAGTGCTGATCTATCTCGATCCTGCGACGGGCCAGGTCCTGCGCCGCTGGAACAATCCCTGGACCGGCAAAGAGGTGGAGGTTCTCCACGTCGCCAATGACCCGGTGAATAACAGCTTCGGCAGCATCGGTCGTGACGGCAAGCCAACACCGTCTGCCTTCACGAGCATGGGTAACGCGGCCTTTGTGTCCTTCACGGTGCCGCTTTTCTACCCCAACCCGCTCGCCGGCGAGTATCAGCCGCAAGTGGGCGGCACCTACCACGCCACGGAGATGTTCAACTTCTCTATGGACAAGGCCAAGCTGGTCAGCCCGAAAAACAAGTCGATGGACGATGCCGTTATCTCTTGGACCCGTATCTCGCAATGGCTGCCCTGGATGGAGATGGGGGACCGTGAAGGCATCCTTTACTTCAGCACGGTTGGCGCTCGTGTTCCGGATTTTGAGGCGTTGCCTGACATCCTGAAGACCGAAATCCGTACCAACTATCCGATCTATGTCGACGCGCCGCCGCTGGACGACGCACGTCGCAACGAAACAAGCTGGTCCTATTACAAGAAGGTCATGGAGGAACGCCGGGCAACTGCACCCAAGGCGAACTGA
- a CDS encoding DUF3598 domain-containing protein, producing the protein MEDIRKGMPVLARHAGEWVGVYTHVDTDNNLIDRHKSHLTCTFPAEGPHAYHQTNVYTWDDGRQETHVFPATYRAGRIFWDTDRIEGHAWEVDPRTVCLYWERKNMPGWYLYEMIQLSDCGNHRGRTWHWFENDQLVRRTCIKETRLK; encoded by the coding sequence ATGGAGGATATTCGCAAGGGCATGCCGGTTCTGGCCCGTCACGCGGGGGAATGGGTCGGTGTCTACACGCATGTCGATACTGACAACAATCTCATCGACCGGCACAAGTCGCACCTGACCTGTACCTTCCCTGCGGAAGGGCCGCATGCCTATCACCAGACCAACGTCTATACCTGGGATGACGGACGGCAGGAAACGCATGTGTTTCCTGCCACTTACCGTGCCGGACGCATCTTCTGGGATACCGACCGGATCGAAGGGCATGCCTGGGAGGTCGACCCCCGTACCGTCTGTCTGTACTGGGAACGCAAGAACATGCCCGGCTGGTATCTTTACGAGATGATCCAACTGTCGGACTGCGGCAATCATCGCGGTCGCACCTGGCATTGGTTTGAGAATGACCAGCTTGTTCGCCGCACCTGTATCAAGGAAACGCGGCTGAAGTGA
- a CDS encoding MFS transporter yields the protein MSDARSEFSQGWKVVVASALGIGTGLSPIPFYTIGVFVAPLSAEFGWAVDQIMFSLMIMTLGAVVMGPVAGILADRFGVRPVVLASVALFGLTLAGFALSNGSLTLFYINWMLMSALGAGTLPITWTRAVSNWFNTHRGLALGLSLLGTGLFGAGAKLYANYLIGAFGWRTAYIGLALLPLLLSLPTAYFLFRDTTDAKAKGAPVRQAHRGLTLRQAMKGYRFWLLALAFIPISFAVGGPIPNMEKIFTSKGIDVQQAVQIASIIGPSVIAGRIIGGWLIDRVWAPGVAFVLLSLPAIACWLLTGDATTPMVATFAVILIGFAAGVEYDMLAFLVSRYYGMRSYGAIYGLVYGFFAMGAGFGPYTFGRIFVQTGSYDTGLFYGAVMLLAGAASLLLLGRYPDPASFPVAEEK from the coding sequence ATGTCGGACGCGCGGTCGGAGTTCAGCCAGGGCTGGAAGGTGGTAGTTGCCTCTGCCCTGGGTATCGGCACGGGCCTGTCGCCCATTCCCTTTTACACGATCGGCGTGTTCGTGGCCCCGCTGTCGGCGGAGTTTGGCTGGGCCGTGGATCAGATCATGTTCTCGCTGATGATCATGACGCTGGGGGCCGTCGTCATGGGGCCGGTCGCGGGCATCCTGGCTGACCGGTTCGGGGTGCGGCCCGTTGTGCTGGCCTCCGTCGCCTTGTTCGGCCTGACGCTGGCGGGCTTCGCGCTCTCCAACGGTTCTCTGACCCTGTTTTACATCAACTGGATGCTGATGTCGGCACTGGGGGCCGGCACCCTGCCGATCACCTGGACGCGGGCGGTCAGCAACTGGTTCAATACCCATCGCGGGCTGGCGCTGGGCCTGTCGTTGCTGGGAACCGGCCTGTTTGGGGCGGGGGCCAAGCTTTATGCCAATTATCTGATCGGGGCGTTCGGGTGGCGCACAGCTTATATCGGGCTGGCCTTGCTGCCGTTGCTTCTGTCCCTGCCCACCGCCTATTTCCTGTTCCGGGACACGACCGATGCCAAGGCCAAGGGCGCACCCGTGCGGCAGGCGCATCGCGGCCTGACCCTGCGTCAGGCCATGAAGGGCTATCGGTTTTGGCTGCTGGCCCTGGCCTTCATTCCCATCTCCTTTGCCGTCGGCGGCCCCATTCCCAACATGGAAAAGATATTCACGTCCAAGGGCATTGATGTGCAGCAGGCGGTGCAGATCGCCAGCATCATTGGCCCATCGGTCATCGCGGGGCGCATCATCGGTGGCTGGCTGATCGACCGGGTGTGGGCGCCGGGGGTGGCTTTCGTGCTGCTGTCGCTGCCTGCCATCGCGTGCTGGCTGCTGACGGGCGACGCCACGACGCCCATGGTGGCGACCTTCGCCGTCATCCTGATCGGGTTCGCGGCGGGCGTGGAATATGACATGCTGGCCTTTCTGGTCAGCCGTTATTATGGGATGCGGTCCTACGGTGCCATTTACGGTCTGGTTTATGGCTTTTTCGCCATGGGGGCAGGGTTCGGCCCCTACACGTTCGGGCGCATTTTCGTACAGACGGGCAGTTATGATACTGGCCTGTTCTATGGGGCGGTAATGCTGCTGGCGGGGGCGGCGTCCCTGCTGCTGCTGGGCCGCTATCCCGACCCGGCCAGTTTCCCGGTGGCGGAGGAAAAGTGA
- a CDS encoding VOC family protein, with protein sequence MKKLTFALVAVLALAAPALAQNQPAVADMTAYDGVHYKRATILTSDLERSLTFYRDLMGLRVEVEMPLKPTSYAYVMFNIDTKAQMRMAMLSSDTQQRTLAIIEVKGAPINIPTSPRPHSMVLESPDLPGMAARARERGLTVFKELELTTVDGRKGKEQGMLDPDGHLVILYQLNP encoded by the coding sequence ATGAAGAAACTGACCTTCGCACTTGTGGCGGTGCTGGCACTGGCTGCCCCCGCCCTTGCCCAGAACCAGCCGGCTGTGGCGGACATGACCGCCTATGACGGCGTACACTACAAGCGCGCTACCATCCTGACATCCGATCTGGAACGGTCGCTGACCTTCTACCGCGATCTGATGGGCCTGAGGGTGGAGGTGGAGATGCCGCTGAAGCCCACCTCATACGCCTATGTCATGTTCAATATCGATACCAAGGCGCAGATGCGGATGGCTATGCTGTCTTCAGATACGCAGCAGCGGACCCTGGCCATCATTGAGGTGAAGGGCGCCCCCATCAACATACCCACCAGCCCGCGTCCTCACTCCATGGTGCTCGAAAGCCCCGACCTGCCCGGTATGGCTGCCCGCGCCCGCGAACGCGGTCTCACCGTATTCAAGGAGCTGGAGTTGACCACCGTGGACGGTCGCAAAGGCAAGGAACAAGGGATGCTGGATCCCGACGGACATCTGGTAATCCTTTATCAACTGAACCCGTAA
- a CDS encoding TonB-dependent receptor, translated as MKHRMLRSTLLMAGFALASGGALAQTAEPLLLEEIIVTARKRVESLQDAPQAITAFSAADITEARITSIDDVAKLTPGLNYAPLFGPAAATPIIRGSTQTFGAPNVGVFLDGIYLTGKAAMDIALSDLERIEVIKGPQSALYGRNTFAGAINYITKAPQMTMGGEGEVTVGSHGMLEGRASITGPVIADKLALRLGVSHKEFDGYYRSSIDNGRIDFEKSQGAAADALFTPTEALSARLRFSYAKDDSGQPASAVVRANGIPRTVAVALNGGVPVGSPQTYVSELPELGKYLPVNTQRRIAAEPVDYGNRQKTYRTSLALDYDAEAVTLTSITAYNKRDNEYQIDGDNTVCEDSLGCRNFGPPLPTFRPIAFGQSQFATSSEDNTTKDFSQELRVSSPDEGQLRWIVGGFYYWSKVSAVQRSLSPMLPAPPAFGYPLSRLGTEAKSLFASVAYDVTDALTITAEARQEWEDQTYKQRPTVTAGVTAGDASLRNIDLKQDFKFFTPRLIVDYKISDDVMAYANAAKGTKTGGFNTGLRVLESQFTYQEESSWNYEAGLKTTWMGGRATTNLAYFHTDWKDQQVACQNPVSLGGSSTQRTYTCNVGQAVINGIEVDAQMRLTDILTASVGYSWTDANYEKFVDDSLTATLAAGGLPPMNFNGKHLPYVPKNKLFASLKADFELSPGYEMFMRADVNYQSKSYIRADNLAYIGDKTVADFRTGLRLDNGVSVTMFVENAFDDRTPLTAVRFFDSVNFSIPAPLVTGAVGRKAGVTLNYSF; from the coding sequence ATGAAACACCGTATGCTTCGATCCACCTTGCTGATGGCCGGCTTTGCGCTGGCATCCGGCGGCGCCCTGGCCCAGACGGCAGAGCCGTTGCTGCTGGAAGAGATCATTGTCACAGCGCGCAAACGCGTCGAAAGCCTGCAGGACGCCCCCCAGGCCATCACCGCCTTCAGCGCCGCCGACATAACCGAGGCACGTATCACCAGTATTGATGATGTCGCCAAGCTGACTCCGGGCCTGAATTACGCCCCGCTGTTTGGCCCCGCTGCCGCCACCCCGATTATCCGTGGCTCCACCCAGACCTTCGGCGCGCCCAATGTCGGCGTATTCTTAGATGGCATCTATCTGACCGGCAAAGCCGCGATGGATATCGCCCTGTCGGATCTGGAACGGATTGAGGTCATCAAGGGTCCACAGAGCGCGCTCTACGGTCGCAACACTTTTGCCGGTGCCATCAACTACATTACCAAGGCCCCCCAGATGACAATGGGTGGCGAGGGGGAAGTGACCGTTGGTTCCCATGGCATGCTGGAAGGTCGCGCCAGCATCACCGGCCCTGTTATCGCCGACAAGCTGGCCCTTCGGCTGGGTGTCAGCCACAAGGAATTCGATGGTTATTACCGCAGTTCCATCGACAATGGCCGGATCGACTTCGAAAAGAGCCAGGGTGCAGCGGCCGATGCCCTGTTCACCCCGACGGAGGCGCTGTCTGCGCGTCTGCGCTTCTCCTATGCCAAGGATGACAGTGGTCAACCGGCAAGCGCAGTCGTGCGTGCCAATGGTATTCCGCGCACGGTCGCCGTTGCCCTGAATGGCGGCGTTCCGGTCGGCAGCCCGCAGACTTATGTCAGCGAGTTGCCGGAACTGGGCAAGTACCTGCCCGTCAATACTCAACGCCGCATCGCGGCGGAGCCGGTTGATTACGGCAATCGGCAAAAGACCTACCGTACCAGCTTGGCGTTAGATTACGACGCGGAGGCGGTAACGCTGACCAGCATCACCGCCTATAACAAGCGCGATAACGAATATCAGATCGATGGCGACAACACAGTCTGTGAAGACAGCCTGGGTTGCCGCAATTTCGGTCCGCCGCTGCCGACATTCCGTCCCATCGCATTCGGTCAGTCACAGTTCGCGACCTCTTCCGAAGACAATACGACCAAGGATTTCAGCCAGGAACTGCGCGTCAGTTCCCCCGATGAGGGGCAGCTCAGGTGGATTGTCGGCGGCTTCTATTATTGGTCGAAGGTCAGCGCTGTTCAGCGCTCGCTCTCACCAATGCTGCCGGCCCCGCCGGCGTTCGGCTATCCGCTGTCCAGGCTGGGCACCGAAGCCAAGAGCCTGTTCGCGTCGGTCGCCTATGACGTGACTGACGCCCTGACCATCACGGCAGAGGCGCGGCAGGAATGGGAAGACCAGACCTATAAGCAGCGCCCAACGGTGACCGCCGGCGTAACTGCGGGCGATGCCTCTCTGCGCAACATCGATCTGAAGCAGGATTTCAAGTTCTTCACCCCGCGCCTCATCGTGGATTACAAAATCAGCGACGATGTGATGGCATATGCCAACGCCGCAAAGGGCACAAAGACGGGGGGCTTCAATACCGGTCTGCGCGTCCTGGAGAGCCAGTTCACCTATCAGGAGGAAAGCTCCTGGAACTATGAAGCGGGATTGAAGACCACCTGGATGGGTGGCCGGGCAACGACCAATCTGGCCTATTTCCACACCGACTGGAAGGACCAGCAGGTGGCCTGTCAGAATCCGGTTTCTCTGGGTGGTTCGTCCACCCAGCGTACCTACACCTGTAATGTCGGTCAGGCCGTCATTAATGGTATCGAAGTGGATGCCCAGATGCGCCTTACCGACATCCTGACGGCCAGCGTCGGCTATTCCTGGACCGATGCCAATTATGAGAAGTTTGTGGATGACAGCCTGACGGCCACCTTGGCTGCTGGCGGCCTGCCGCCCATGAATTTCAACGGCAAGCACCTGCCCTACGTACCGAAGAACAAGCTGTTCGCCAGCCTAAAGGCCGATTTTGAGCTGTCACCCGGCTATGAGATGTTCATGCGTGCCGATGTGAACTATCAAAGCAAATCCTACATCCGCGCCGACAACCTGGCCTATATCGGGGACAAGACGGTGGCAGATTTCCGCACCGGCCTGCGACTGGACAATGGTGTCAGCGTCACGATGTTCGTGGAGAACGCTTTCGATGACCGCACGCCGCTGACGGCCGTCCGTTTCTTCGACAGCGTCAACTTCTCCATACCGGCGCCGCTGGTCACCGGCGCGGTTGGCCGCAAGGCGGGCGTCACGCTCAATTACAGCTTCTGA
- a CDS encoding aldehyde dehydrogenase family protein, which produces MEIPVRNPRTGQIDHRINVTNATTIAALAARLRLAQKGWRALGLEGRAVALRRFGDALERHRDALAAALAVDTGRNRIARMEVDGVRGSIAGWIAATQGVLPDGWVQARSNSSIRHAPHWVPYDLVGVISPWNFPLTLSMIDAIPALLAGCSVMVKPSEVTPRFIQPLNAAIVEAGLSHVLALVPGDGTTGQALIDAVDCVCFTGSVPTGRKVAVRAAERLIPSFLELGGKDPLIVLDGANLEDAVTAALRGSVLSTGQACQSIERIYVAAPVHDAFVRRLTDAAMKVRINTPDIGQGELGPIIFDRQADILRRQIADAVARGARVLTGGVVEDHGGLWLRPTVLTQVTHDMEVMREETFGPILPVMAFDSVEQAIALANDSQYGLSAAVFAADLEQAAAVARRLVAGAISLNDAALTALFHEAPKQSFRDSGLGPSRMGLEGYTRFFRRQALIAQMGRPLPLSAFAEDAGEG; this is translated from the coding sequence ATGGAGATTCCGGTCCGCAATCCCCGCACCGGACAGATTGATCATCGGATCAATGTTACCAATGCCACAACCATCGCGGCGCTGGCGGCGCGGCTGCGTCTGGCCCAGAAGGGCTGGCGCGCACTGGGACTGGAGGGCCGTGCGGTGGCGTTGCGCCGTTTTGGCGATGCGCTGGAAAGGCACCGTGATGCCTTGGCAGCCGCCCTTGCCGTGGATACCGGTCGTAACCGCATCGCGCGTATGGAGGTGGACGGGGTGCGTGGATCCATCGCCGGCTGGATCGCTGCGACGCAGGGAGTTTTGCCCGATGGCTGGGTCCAGGCCCGGTCCAATTCGTCGATCCGCCATGCCCCCCACTGGGTGCCCTATGATCTGGTGGGGGTGATCAGTCCCTGGAACTTTCCCCTGACCCTGTCGATGATCGATGCCATTCCTGCCCTGCTGGCCGGTTGCAGTGTCATGGTCAAGCCGTCCGAAGTAACACCACGTTTCATCCAACCACTGAATGCGGCGATTGTGGAGGCAGGCCTGTCGCATGTGCTGGCCCTGGTGCCCGGCGATGGCACGACGGGCCAGGCCTTGATCGATGCCGTAGACTGCGTCTGTTTTACAGGATCGGTCCCGACCGGTCGTAAAGTGGCTGTACGCGCGGCCGAACGCCTGATCCCTTCCTTCCTTGAACTGGGCGGCAAAGACCCGCTGATCGTTCTGGATGGGGCTAATCTGGAGGATGCGGTCACTGCGGCTCTGCGGGGGTCGGTTCTGTCCACCGGTCAGGCCTGCCAGTCCATCGAACGCATCTATGTTGCTGCGCCAGTTCATGATGCGTTTGTCCGTCGACTGACCGACGCAGCAATGAAGGTCCGGATCAACACACCAGATATCGGGCAGGGGGAATTAGGGCCCATCATCTTTGATCGGCAGGCCGATATCCTCCGCCGTCAGATCGCAGACGCGGTGGCCAGGGGAGCCCGCGTCCTGACGGGAGGGGTGGTAGAAGATCACGGCGGCTTGTGGCTGCGTCCCACCGTCCTGACCCAGGTCACCCATGACATGGAGGTGATGCGGGAAGAAACCTTCGGTCCCATCCTGCCTGTCATGGCGTTTGACAGCGTCGAGCAGGCCATTGCGCTGGCCAATGACAGCCAATACGGCCTTTCCGCCGCTGTCTTTGCTGCTGACCTGGAGCAGGCGGCGGCGGTTGCAAGGCGGCTGGTCGCCGGCGCCATTAGCCTGAACGACGCCGCCCTGACCGCTTTGTTCCATGAGGCGCCGAAGCAGAGTTTCCGTGACAGCGGCCTTGGCCCGTCGCGCATGGGCCTTGAAGGCTATACCCGCTTCTTCCGCCGTCAGGCCCTTATCGCCCAGATGGGCCGGCCTTTGCCCTTGTCCGCCTTTGCCGAGGATGCGGGAGAGGGGTGA
- a CDS encoding DUF1330 domain-containing protein — translation MPAYMIITARIHDRDAFIAGYGKAAAELVTRYGGEYVFRGRNATLLEGDFGDGAAILVSRWPDMPTLRRFWDSDDYAAVKRLRDGMADIQVVAVEGEWQG, via the coding sequence ATGCCCGCCTACATGATCATCACCGCCCGCATCCATGACCGCGACGCCTTCATCGCCGGTTATGGCAAAGCGGCAGCCGAACTGGTGACCCGGTATGGTGGGGAGTACGTGTTCAGGGGCCGCAACGCCACACTGTTGGAAGGCGACTTCGGTGACGGTGCGGCCATCCTTGTCAGCCGGTGGCCCGATATGCCGACGCTTCGCCGTTTCTGGGACAGCGACGATTATGCAGCCGTAAAACGCCTGCGCGATGGTATGGCCGATATCCAGGTCGTTGCCGTTGAGGGCGAATGGCAAGGATAG
- a CDS encoding 3-isopropylmalate dehydratase large subunit, which produces MGRTLVDKLWERHRVADLGDGTDLLYIDRVLLHERTGSMALKGLREQGRVVRHPDRAFVCMDHIVDTRPGRGDATLMPGGSAFIQETRAAAGEAGIRVFDIGDDRQGIVHVVSPEQGIALPGVTLVCPDSHTCTQGGLGALAWGIGSTEAAHALATQTLVVRRPKTMLVRFEGELPPGSGAKDMILYLIARYGASGGAGYAIEFAGSVVAALSVEARMTLCNMAVEFAAWTGLVAPDDKTVAWVKGRPFVPTGALWDAAIADWQDLHSDVDASFDRVILIDCADIAPIVTWGTSPQHAVPVNGTVPDPDSAPDPASVQARHRALTYMGLKPGDALIGLPIDGAFIGSCTNSRLSDLRTAAALLKGRRVAVGVRAICVPGSTQVKAAAEAEGLHLVFQEAGFEWRESGCSMCFFAGGEHFGKGERVVTSTNRNFENRQGPGTRSHLTSPATVAASAIAGHIADPRPLLRGEG; this is translated from the coding sequence ATGGGGCGGACGCTGGTCGATAAATTGTGGGAACGGCATCGCGTCGCCGATCTGGGCGACGGGACCGACCTGCTTTACATCGACCGTGTGCTGCTGCATGAGCGCACAGGCTCCATGGCATTGAAGGGACTGCGGGAGCAAGGGCGGGTTGTGCGCCATCCCGACCGGGCCTTTGTCTGCATGGACCATATTGTTGACACCCGACCGGGGCGGGGGGATGCCACCTTGATGCCGGGGGGCAGCGCCTTCATTCAGGAAACCCGCGCAGCAGCGGGCGAGGCTGGTATCCGCGTCTTCGATATCGGCGATGACCGGCAAGGCATCGTGCATGTCGTCTCCCCCGAACAGGGGATTGCCTTGCCGGGCGTGACGCTGGTTTGTCCTGACAGCCACACCTGCACCCAGGGTGGGCTGGGTGCCCTTGCCTGGGGCATCGGATCAACCGAAGCTGCGCATGCACTGGCGACCCAGACGTTGGTTGTCCGCCGGCCAAAGACCATGCTGGTCCGTTTCGAAGGCGAACTGCCGCCCGGCAGCGGTGCCAAGGATATGATCCTGTATCTGATCGCGCGTTATGGGGCCAGCGGCGGCGCTGGCTATGCCATTGAATTTGCTGGATCCGTCGTTGCCGCCTTGTCGGTAGAGGCGCGCATGACCCTGTGCAACATGGCCGTTGAGTTTGCGGCCTGGACGGGTCTGGTGGCACCAGATGATAAAACTGTCGCCTGGGTCAAAGGTCGACCTTTCGTGCCGACGGGCGCATTGTGGGATGCGGCAATCGCCGACTGGCAGGACCTGCACAGCGATGTGGATGCCAGTTTTGACCGTGTTATCCTCATTGATTGCGCCGACATCGCGCCCATCGTCACCTGGGGCACCAGCCCGCAGCACGCAGTTCCAGTCAACGGAACTGTGCCCGACCCTGACAGTGCGCCCGACCCGGCTTCCGTCCAGGCACGACACCGGGCGTTGACTTATATGGGGCTGAAACCGGGTGATGCCCTGATCGGCCTGCCTATTGATGGTGCCTTCATCGGCAGCTGCACCAACAGCCGCCTGTCTGACCTGCGCACCGCGGCCGCTCTGTTGAAAGGCCGGCGGGTGGCGGTTGGCGTCCGCGCCATCTGTGTTCCCGGCTCCACACAGGTCAAGGCCGCGGCGGAGGCGGAGGGCCTGCATCTGGTGTTTCAGGAAGCCGGGTTTGAATGGCGGGAAAGCGGTTGTTCCATGTGCTTCTTTGCCGGTGGGGAGCATTTCGGCAAGGGGGAGCGCGTTGTGACTTCCACCAACCGCAATTTTGAGAACAGGCAAGGGCCCGGAACCCGTTCGCATCTGACCAGCCCGGCCACGGTGGCGGCATCGGCCATTGCCGGCCATATCGCCGATCCGCGTCCGCTGCTGCGTGGGGAGGGCTGA
- a CDS encoding nitrilase-related carbon-nitrogen hydrolase gives MSRDASYMALALQVTCHAVNRCSDAATARTRMLNSVARIREQIIASKRFIGQDVRLVVLPEYFLTGFPMGEGPALWAEKAALAPDGPEYKALGEVAHAADCFIAGNAYEQDPHFPGLYFQTSFVVAPQGNVILRYRRLISMFAPSPYDVWDRYVNVYGADAIFPVVETEIGRLAAIASEEILYPEIARAHALRGAELFVHSSSEVASPLATPKNVAKQARAIENLAYVVSANSAGVADVAIPVASTDASSKIIDYRGHVLAEAGYGESMAAFAPVDLGALRAWRRRPGMGNMLSRLPLGLFADAYAGGEAQLRNGLLSTDGTPHAPDPTFYRDRQLRVIEKLDSSGLI, from the coding sequence ATGTCACGCGATGCGAGCTACATGGCACTGGCGCTGCAAGTCACCTGCCATGCCGTCAACCGCTGCTCCGATGCAGCCACAGCACGGACCCGTATGCTGAATAGCGTTGCCCGGATCCGTGAACAGATCATCGCCTCCAAGCGGTTCATCGGCCAGGATGTGCGGCTGGTCGTGCTGCCCGAGTATTTCCTGACAGGCTTCCCCATGGGCGAAGGCCCGGCCTTGTGGGCGGAAAAGGCTGCGCTTGCCCCGGACGGCCCTGAATATAAGGCGCTGGGTGAGGTAGCGCATGCTGCCGATTGTTTCATTGCTGGCAATGCCTATGAACAGGACCCGCATTTCCCCGGACTTTATTTTCAGACCAGTTTCGTGGTGGCGCCGCAAGGCAATGTTATCCTGCGCTACCGCCGACTGATCTCCATGTTTGCGCCCAGCCCCTATGATGTCTGGGACCGCTATGTGAATGTTTATGGTGCAGATGCCATCTTCCCCGTCGTGGAGACAGAGATCGGGCGACTGGCGGCCATCGCGTCAGAAGAAATCCTTTACCCCGAAATCGCCCGCGCCCACGCTCTGCGTGGTGCCGAGCTGTTTGTACACTCGTCGTCGGAGGTCGCCTCCCCGCTGGCCACACCGAAGAATGTCGCCAAACAGGCACGGGCCATAGAGAACCTTGCCTATGTGGTGTCCGCCAATTCGGCGGGCGTGGCTGATGTCGCCATCCCCGTTGCTTCCACCGATGCCAGTTCAAAGATCATCGACTATCGCGGCCACGTCCTGGCGGAGGCTGGATATGGAGAGAGCATGGCCGCATTTGCGCCCGTCGATCTGGGGGCCTTGCGCGCCTGGCGCCGCCGACCGGGCATGGGGAACATGCTAAGCCGCCTGCCATTGGGCTTGTTCGCTGATGCTTATGCCGGCGGTGAGGCGCAGCTGCGTAACGGATTGCTCAGCACGGACGGCACACCCCACGCGCCGGACCCGACATTCTATCGTGATCGACAGTTGCGGGTGATTGAGAAGCTGGACAGCTCCGGACTGATTTGA